From Gemmatimonadota bacterium:
AAAAAGGTGATAGAGAAAATTTATTGGGCATTTAAAAAGAGAGGTATTTTGCCCATGTTGAAGAAATCGTCACGCCCCCGCTACAAGTACGCTCTGGATTACCTTGGTCTTTCTACTCAGGGAGTAGCAGCCGATTCATCGGCATCGAACCAATTTGTCGTAAATGAGGCGTCTAATTAGAAGATGAATTGTCATGACAGATTCCGAGAAGATAGCACGGCTTGAAAAGAAAGTGGCCGAACAAGACCAGCGGTTAATTAATATTGAAAAAAATGGGGTTGGGCTTGACGACCAGACCGAACAGAACACAAAAGATATTAACCGTATAGAAGATCAGACGATCAACCGTTTTGAGCAACTGATCACCCAGATGAACGCGGGCTTTAATCGCCTGGAAAGTACCTTAAAAAGCGATATTAACCGCGTGGAGACCAATTTAAAAAGCGATATCAATCGCGTGGAAGGGCAAACCATAAAATGGTTGTCTCTGCTCATTGCAGTCGCGGTTATTATCCTCAGTTTTATGACCTACATCAAGGGTTAAGCGATTTTCCAAAGCCCGTCCCGTTGGAAAACGGGAATTGAACATAGATTTTGAGTAAAATTGTCAGCACAGTCGAGAGGTCTGACCTATTGGACCGCGGGAGCAAGGTCTCCCCTTGACTGTCTTTTTTTATAAATTATGTGCAGGCAAATAAAGCCATCAGCACTCACGATACCCCCGAGAGCTTATGATGGAAAATAAGGAGATACCAGGCGGTATCTCCTTTTTCTGTTTATTGCGATGATGGATCAATTGCGGATTTCTCGGAGGATGTGACGGCAGCCGTAGAGGTAGATGCCCGTGTCAACGGAGAGCGAGATGTAGCCCACGCCCGCGTCGATCCAGCGGTTGGCGGCTTCGGGGGAGTCGGCAAATGTGCCGACGGTGAGTCCGGCGTCGTTGATTAAGTTTGCGGCTTCGCGCATTCGATCAACCACGCGCGGGTCGTTGACCTGGCCGGGTATGCCGAGAGATTGCGAGAGGTCATAAGGTCCCAGAAAGATGACGTCGAGGCCTGGAACAGAGATGATTTCTTCGAGGTTTTCGAGGCCTTCCACGCCTTCGATGTGGATGAGTATCATCGATGAGGCATTGAGGCGTTCAAATATGGCGCCACCATCTGCAAAATAACGGGCTGCCCGGGTATAGGGCGAGACACCCCGCATGCCCAGCGGTGAATATTTGGCTGCCCGCACAACGGCTTCGGCATCGGCTTTGTTGCAGATTTGCGGTACCTGTACGCCGCCAGCGCCTATGTCGAGGGCGCGCAGGATCTGTGCGGGGTCATTTTCTCGCACTCTGACTATGGGCGTGATATCGACGCCGTGTGCAACGCGGCAGAGGTCTTCGCAGGTAGGTATGTCGAGCGGCCCGTGTTCGGTGTCGAGGATGACAAAGTCAAATCCGCTGTATGCCGCGATTTCGATGAGCGCGCCAGAGCTGAGGTTGACGAAGGGTCCGATGGCAACGTCGCCATTGGAGAGTTTGTTTTTGAGCAGGTTTTCGGCCATTTTGGAACTCCTGGTAAAAAGAATGGACGGATGGACGAATAGACGAATAGACGAATAGACGAATAGACGAATAGACGAATCCCACCCTACCACCCAAAGTCGTTACAAACTACGTCGTAGATTC
This genomic window contains:
- a CDS encoding aldolase/citrate lyase family protein; this translates as MAENLLKNKLSNGDVAIGPFVNLSSGALIEIAAYSGFDFVILDTEHGPLDIPTCEDLCRVAHGVDITPIVRVRENDPAQILRALDIGAGGVQVPQICNKADAEAVVRAAKYSPLGMRGVSPYTRAARYFADGGAIFERLNASSMILIHIEGVEGLENLEEIISVPGLDVIFLGPYDLSQSLGIPGQVNDPRVVDRMREAANLINDAGLTVGTFADSPEAANRWIDAGVGYISLSVDTGIYLYGCRHILREIRN